Proteins from a genomic interval of Musa acuminata AAA Group cultivar baxijiao chromosome BXJ1-9, Cavendish_Baxijiao_AAA, whole genome shotgun sequence:
- the LOC135594465 gene encoding ankyrin repeat-containing protein At5g02620-like, whose protein sequence is MESVPELFTPMSPKLLEAARNGDTKILETSIPDVHVTAGGNSMLHIAAKPGHTDFCKRALDLQPFLLQLKNARGDTPLHIAARASHHQLVNDLISTASERSAQGDDGVCSLVQMANDVGNTAMHEAVQNGHEQVVDALMAKAPGVSAVTNNVNGLSPLFMAVECESVPIVRRLLEAGEASCDGPNGQTAMHSAVFASYGE, encoded by the coding sequence ATGGAATCAGTTCCTGAACTGTTCACTCCAATGAGCCCCAAACTGTTGGAGGCTGCAAGGAACGGCGATACCAAAATACTCGAAACAAGCATCCCTGACGTTCATGTGACGGCCGGAGGGAACTCGATGCTTCACATCGCAGCCAAGCCGGGACACACCGATTTCTGCAAAAGAGCCCTCGACCTACAGCCCTTTCTCCTCCAGTTGAAGAACGCACGAGGAGACACTCCATTGCACATCGCCGCGAGGGCAAGCCATCACCAGCTAGTGAATGACCTCATCTCTACTGCCTCTGAAAGGAGCGCGCAGGGCGACGACGGAGTGTGTTCACTAGTCCAGATGGCAAACGATGTTGGTAACACTGCCATGCACGAGGCGGTACAGAACGGCCATGAACAGGTCGTCGATGCACTAATGGCGAAGGCTCCAGGTGTGTCCGCGGTGACCAACAACGTCAACGGCCTCTCGCCCCTCTTCATGGCGGTAGAGTGCGAGTCGGTGCCGATCGTGCGACGATTACTGGAGGCGGGCGAGGCGTCATGCGACGGACCCAACGGGCAGACAGCAATGCACTCCGCTGTCTTTGCGAGCTACGGTGAGTAA